The window TGATATATTGAGCAAGATATAGGAAAATATGCCAAAGGGAGAAGGAATAGAGATAGAAGGAACAGTGATAGAACCGTTGCCGAATGCAATGTTTCGGGTGGAGCTGCCCAATGGACACAAAGTGCTTGCCCATGTGTCGGGAAAAATGCGCATGCATTATATAAAGATATTGAGAGGTGATAAAGTGATAGT is drawn from Pseudomonadota bacterium and contains these coding sequences:
- the infA gene encoding translation initiation factor IF-1, yielding MPKGEGIEIEGTVIEPLPNAMFRVELPNGHKVLAHVSGKMRMHYIKILRGDKVIVELSPYDLSRGRIIYRAK